One region of Salvelinus sp. IW2-2015 linkage group LG1, ASM291031v2, whole genome shotgun sequence genomic DNA includes:
- the LOC111969981 gene encoding probable glutamate receptor — translation MRVLEGVVVCTVVLLLSLGSCAAVRPDLTITTIKQDPYTMSKGSQLEGYCMDLLSELAKKLSFKYNVHLVKDGSYGRQDESGAWNGMIGEVVRGEADLAIAPLTLTAARENAVGMTKPFMQTGISILLRKDISEEAGFFDFLTPFSVDTWVGILAAYLGTAVCFCVVARLSPCEWSQPQTEKNSFTLSHSLWYTAGALTLQGAGPHPKALSGRIICCTWWLFGLVLLGCYFSNISTSXGSDSNSLMVKGFEDLANQQGIEYGTLSGSSTLAYFKNSNNPTYRKIYEHMERTKSFVSSMDEGVRRAKEGNFAFIGESVSLDLAVARHCELIRVHEVIGMRGYSIACTLGSPMLKNLSVAILQLSEAGELSYLRSKWWASSCMADPAKASSLQPHSLKGMFLVLALGLGLGVLLAVLELTAKSRSGAGEQRKSCCTVLSEELSQRFRGTTTNEKRSEETTDKEKA, via the exons ATGAGGGTGCTGGAGGGTGTTGTAGTGTGCACCGTGGTGCTTCTACTGTCCCTAGGGAGCTGTGCTGCAG TGCGACCAGACTTGACAATCACTACAATAAAG CAAGATCCATACACCATGTCCAAAGGCTCTCAGCTGGAAGGGTACTGCATGGACCTGCTGTCTGAACTGGCCAAGAAACTGAGCTTCAAATACAATGTGCACCTGGTGAAAGATGGGTCCTATGGCAGGCAGGATGAGAGTGGGGCCTGGAACGGGATGATCGGTGAGGTGGTGAGAGGG GAGGCAGACCTGGCGATTGCTCCTCTGACCCTTACTGCTGCCCGGGAGAATGCTGTGGGGATGACCAAACCCTTCATGCAGACAGGCATCAGTATTCTCCTGAGGAAAGACATCTCAGAAGAGGCTGGCTTCTTTGACTTCCTTACCCCGTTCTCAGTAGATACCTGGGTGGGGATCCTCGCTGCGTACCTGGGGACTGCTGTCTGCTTCTGTGTAGTAGCCAG ACTCAGCCCGTGTGAGTGGAGTCAACCCCAGACTGAGAAAAACAGCTTCACTCTCAGCCACAGTCTGTGGTACACTGCTGGAGCCCTCACTTTACAGG GTGCCGGTCCACACCCCAAAGCTTTATCAGGACGCATTATCTGCTGCACCTGGTGGTTGTTTGGTCTGGTACTCTTGGGCTGCTATTTCTCCAACATCAGCACCTCTCYGGGCTCAGACTCCAATTCACTGATGGTGAAAGGGTTTGAGGACCTGGCCAACCAGCAAGGGATTGAGTATGGGACCCTGTCTGGCTCCTCTACGCTTGCATACTTCAAG AACTCTAATAACCCAACCTACCGCAAGATCTATGAGCACATGGAAAGAACCAAGAGTTTTGTGTCGTCAATGGATGAGGGTGTTCGCCGGGCAAAGGAGGGCAACTTTGCCTTCATTGGAGAGTCCGTGTCACTGGACTTGGCGGTGGCACGTCACTGTGAGCTGATCCGTGTCCATGAGGTCATCGGCATGAGAGGGTACAGCATTGCATGCACCCTGG GTTCTCCCATGCTGAAGAACCTGAGCGTGGCCATCCTGCAGCTCAGTGAGGCAGGAGAGTTGTCCTACCTGCGCAGTAAGTGGTGGGCCAGCAGCTGCATGGCAGACCCAGCCAAGGCCTCCTCCCTGCAGCCCCACAGCCTGAAGGGCATGTTTCTGGTGCTGGCCCTGGGCCTGGGACTGGGGGTGCTGCTGGCTGTCCTGGAGCTCACCGCCAAGTCCCGGAGCGGTGCTGGGGAGCAGAGG AAATCATGTTGCACAGTGTTGTCTGAAGAACTGAGTCAGCGTTTCAGGGGTACCACCACCAATGAGAAGAGAAGTGAGGAAACCACAGACAAAGAAAAAGCATGA